From one Candidatus Poribacteria bacterium genomic stretch:
- a CDS encoding ABC transporter permease produces the protein MMKKILECNIGLVYLFLYVPILAVVVFSFNSGEQISVWQGFTLGWYAKLFENAALWRACRNSLIVAGIATCIATVIGTTAALAIERHRFRFRTALERCLYLPIIIPDIVLAIALLTFYVQVRIPLGLLTVIIAHGVFNIAYVTVVVRARLQGYDHTLEEAARDLGANEWQTFWRITLPLIAPGIIGGALLAFTLSIDDFVITFFTAGVGYTTLSVHIYSMLKFGITPEINAISTMLLANSIVFILLFLWFQGNTASSSQNGGS, from the coding sequence ATGATGAAAAAGATTCTTGAATGCAATATAGGTCTGGTCTATCTGTTCCTCTACGTTCCGATATTAGCAGTTGTCGTGTTCTCGTTCAACAGCGGTGAACAGATTTCTGTCTGGCAAGGGTTTACCTTGGGTTGGTATGCGAAGCTGTTTGAAAATGCGGCATTATGGCGAGCTTGTCGAAACAGTTTGATTGTTGCGGGTATTGCTACCTGTATCGCAACTGTTATCGGTACAACAGCGGCACTTGCTATAGAGAGGCATCGGTTTCGTTTCCGAACTGCCCTTGAACGATGCCTCTATCTTCCGATCATCATCCCCGACATTGTGCTGGCGATCGCGCTATTGACCTTCTATGTGCAAGTCCGCATCCCTCTCGGTCTGCTCACTGTAATTATCGCGCACGGCGTTTTCAACATCGCGTACGTCACCGTTGTCGTCCGGGCCCGCTTACAAGGCTATGATCACACACTGGAAGAGGCAGCGCGCGATCTGGGCGCCAACGAGTGGCAGACGTTTTGGCGGATAACGCTCCCTCTTATTGCCCCTGGAATTATCGGCGGTGCGCTGCTCGCCTTCACGCTCTCCATAGATGATTTTGTCATCACCTTCTTTACTGCTGGCGTTGGCTACACAACCCTGTCCGTCCATATCTATTCCATGCTGAAGTTCGGCATCACCCCAGAGATTAACGCTATCTCAACGATGTTGTTGGCAAACTCAATCGTGTTTATCCTGCTTTTTCTGTGGTTTCAAGGCAACACCGCCTCCAGTAGTCAGAACGGAGGATCATGA